A part of Aspergillus oryzae RIB40 DNA, chromosome 7 genomic DNA contains:
- a CDS encoding uncharacterized protein (predicted protein) has product MLTQLLLLGLAGLVCVKSVKPPLTPAPPTPSPRPWSTFAENIIYQPDSNHSVLYPRQVELSDGSLLATASFAGDKTPYFPIFKSADGGVTWSWISNLTDQVNGLGMSAQPALAELPFAVDDYPAGTILASGNSWGSKSTNIDIYASKDSGHTWKFVSNVARGSGPDITNGNPCIWEPFIEFFNHTIGVFYSDQRDPLHGQKLAHQESADLRSWGPVIDDVSYLNYTARPGMTSISYIPPLGKYILVHEFPGGDSWSGVGYPVYYRMSDSPFDFRFAYGIPIMVNGVQPNASPYVVWSPSGGDNGSIIVSDADHSGVFTNQAGGQPDQWELHDTPQAPAYSRSLHVFEKYPDHLMLLGAGVFDATVNLPLYLSVVSVEDTLKKPAGK; this is encoded by the exons ATGCTCACGCAGCTTTTGCTCCTCGGCCTGGCCGGCCTTGTTTGTGTCAAATCAGTCAAGCCTCCCTTGACCCCAGCGCCACCAACACCGTCACCACGGCCGTGGTCCACTTTTGCAGAGAATATCATTTACCAGCCTGACTCAAATCACTCCGTTCTCTATCCCCGGCAGGTTGAACTATCTGATGGAAGTCTCCTTGCGACAGCTTCGTTTGCGGGCGATAAGACTCCATACTTCCCCATATTCAAGAGTGCAGATGGTGGTGTTACCTGGTCTTGGATCTCCAACCTGACTGACCAGGTGAATGGATTGGGAATGTCAGCTCAGCCCGCGCTGGCAGAGTTGCCGTTTGCTGTGGACGACTACCCTGCCGGCACGATTTTGGCCAGTGGAAACAGCTGGGGAAGCAAGAGCACAAACATTGATATCTATGCCAGTAAAGATAGTGGTCATACCTGGAAGTTTGTCAGTAATGTGGCGAGAGGAAGTGGACCGGATATTACGAATGGAAATCCATGCATTTGGGAGCCTTTCATCGA ATTTTTCAACCATACCATCGGCGTGTTCTACTCTGACCAGCGTGATCCACTCCATGGACAGAAGCTTGCTCACCAGGAATCGGCGGATTTAAGATCCTGGGGACCCGTGATAGACGATGTTTCCTACCTCAACTATACTGCTCGTCCTGGAATGACCAGCATTTCCTACATCCCCCCTCTGGGGAAGTATATCCTGGTCCACGAGTTCCCAGGAGGAGATAGCTGGTCCGGAGTAGGCTATCCCGTCTACTATCGAATGTCCGACAGTCCATTTGATTTCCGCTTTGCCTATGGTATCCCCATCATGGTCAATGGAGTCCAGCCCAATGCGTCTCCTTATGTGGTCTGGTCCCCATCCGGTGGTGATAATGGAAGTATAATCGTTAGCGACGCTGATCATAGTGGTGTTTTCACCAACCAAGCCGGTGGCCAGCCTGATCAGTGGGAATTGCATGACACACCTCAAGCGCCCGCATACAGCCGGAGCTTACATGTCTTTGAGAAGTACCCTGATCATTTGATGCTACTCGGTGCAGGCGTGTTTGACGCAACGGTAAATCTGCCGCTTTATCTTAGCGTTGTGAGCGTAGAAGATACCTTGAAGAAGCCAGCTGGGAAATAG